The Dermacentor variabilis isolate Ectoservices unplaced genomic scaffold, ASM5094787v1 scaffold_12, whole genome shotgun sequence sequence TATTACCTTGTGTGTTTGCATTTGTATACTTTTATAGAATCGTGTGCCTATGAGGATATTTTAAAAGTTTGATTTGTTGCGGCTATTTGCCCCGACATTCTCGTACATCAAACATTTATcgtgccattgtcatcgatttcagtcggaaagacaaacattatctattgCGTTGctacgactggacgatcggccgttgtatgtgcaggtgctacttgaagaccgtccccatcgctcgtcggtccacaaagctatgaaggcacttttgtctttcttgaggacgACTCGcctatgtgaacgtctttgactcgctcaAGGCCTCCGCATGCTTGCGCGAACTCACCGCAGCTTTCCTCCCCCTCCACTCCCTCTCCCTGTCTTATCTTTCTATTTCCTATTTCCCGTCTCTCAGAGTAGCGCTGCCAATCAGACGAATTTctgattaacatccctgccttctctctttatttccgcCTCGTTTCTTCCCCTTGTAAGCTTTTTTCACGGCATTCAGACTATACTTGCGGAAAAGCAAATCCTTCGCCTGATAGACCAAACTATCCGGCACCAAATTTATAATGCGCCCCCTAAACAATGGGGACTTCATTTGCATGTGAGCTGCacagataaaaagaaaacatccgCACTATTTTTTCAGAGGTCCTCCCCTCCGCAGAGGCTCACTGCAGAGGCGCAGCAGGGCACCGCGGTCCGTGTTATTCGTATATAGAAAGGTTCAGTTGTGGTAACATAGGCACGATCTGTTGTACCGCGCACCACTGACGGCTCGTCTCATTCGCAGGGGCGACACCATCGCGGACGTGCTGCTGTCGCTCAAGCACGCCGTGGTACACCCGAGCTCGCCGGCGGGGGGCGCCGGGCCCTACGGGGCCGGGCCGGCCGAagccccgccgccgccgccgccaccgcacATGTTCCCCACCTCGATGAGCGTCAACCTGTCCATGAACATGACCATGGGAGTGGCCGGATGGGAGCCCAGCTACGCCGCGCAGTGGGCGCCTCCGCCCTACCACCACCACCCGCAGGAAGAGCTGTACGCGAGTACGGGCTACGCGACGGACGTGGCCGCACCCCCACCCCCGCCGCCGCCCGCGCCGCACCAGGTCGCTGCGGGCCAGGTCGCCGGCGGCGTCCTGGGTCAGGGCGGCGTCGCTGGCGTACCGGGCGCGGCGCGCGGCTCCGACGGTCGTGTCAACCTGTGCGGCATCTGCGGCAAGGCGTACGCGCGGCCGAGCACGCTCAAGACGCACCTGCGCACCCACTCGGGCGAGCGGCCCTACCGCTGCCTGCAGTGCAGCAAGTGCTTCTCGCAGGCGGCCAACCTGACGGCGCACCTGCGCACGCACTCCGGCGAGAAGCCGTTCCGCTGCCCGGTGTGCGAGCGCCGCTTTTCGCAGAGCTCGTCGGTGACGACGCACATGCGCACCCACTCGGGCGAACGGCCCTACCGCTGCTGCCTCTGCAAGAAGGCCTTCTCGGACAGCTCCACGCTGACCAAGCACCTGCGCACTCACTCGGGCGAGAAGCCCTACCAGTGCCGGCTCTGTCTGCTTCGCTTCTCGCAGTCGGGCAACCTGAACCGGCACATGCGCGTCCACGCCAACGCCTCCTGAGCCCCCTTTAATTTAAGAACCCGCCCCCCTTTTTTACGCTCACGCACAGGTCTCGCTTCAGGCAGACGGACCGAGCTGGCCCGAGAAGTGCTACTGCAGTATGAGAGGTACAAAATAAAGTATATTGCTGCACCTGACCTCGGCGTTTCATCTGTGGGCCACACGACCTACATGTGCCTTCCATTAGGTGAACCGTGCTAACAACAGCACGTCCCgtgattatttctttttaatcgcAGTTTAGTCCGAAGGGCACTGATAACGATAGGAAGGTATTAGAGTATTACGCCGAGTATAATTGTTTTATGAgcagtataaattgcagtaaacactTGCTGCAACTCAGTAGATAGCGTGACCTCCGACACGGAGCGGCGCGGGCGCCGTCGTACATATTTCTAATGAGACACACACGAATAAAACAGGATCAAACGCACAGGATGgtgcgcaaactaacaactg is a genomic window containing:
- the LOC142565811 gene encoding uncharacterized protein LOC142565811, which encodes MEFWDDDEAWKCSQSDLADLVNAEPDPLAGLLCHSPRGDTIADVLLSLKHAVVHPSSPAGGAGPYGAGPAEAPPPPPPPHMFPTSMSVNLSMNMTMGVAGWEPSYAAQWAPPPYHHHPQEELYASTGYATDVAAPPPPPPPAPHQVAAGQVAGGVLGQGGVAGVPGAARGSDGRVNLCGICGKAYARPSTLKTHLRTHSGERPYRCLQCSKCFSQAANLTAHLRTHSGEKPFRCPVCERRFSQSSSVTTHMRTHSGERPYRCCLCKKAFSDSSTLTKHLRTHSGEKPYQCRLCLLRFSQSGNLNRHMRVHANAS